One genomic window of Saccopteryx bilineata isolate mSacBil1 chromosome 4, mSacBil1_pri_phased_curated, whole genome shotgun sequence includes the following:
- the LOC136333628 gene encoding platelet-derived growth factor receptor-like protein: protein MDPRTLCFLSGCLLICVVSAEIQERGRTPKAQGKKDIEAASSGEVKPSGASGRRKPKSERKQKSLQKKIPVEAAAPSPLTTSILTQVVGRGRFQKVGDSLSLRAGEPLELRCRGKVVHWKVPTYLEEEGEGRLRIKHFNQHSRLQLVNSTGADTGEYSCWARDCQDAACTEGEDRQGRTFIFFTDPEELFVPTENYYEVVQLRSHQPVLLPCQVTNPLAQVTLHREFPPEEVPVDGTDISFNVKKGFTIHRPRASLAGSLFCLASLGGMRQISTKYMLIFIKYPSSSPKPTIQASATSVLLGENFSVTCTVLSEPEIAVDFTWQYPGQKLGRPPYVSERADVVHQEGQVQQEAGSTLYVEEARAGDAGIYTCRATNLQGTGTATTRVHVTQSPRVSPASS from the exons ATGGACCCCAGAACCCTCTGCTTCCTGTCTGGTTGCCTGCTCATCTGTGTCGTTTCAG CTGAAATCCAGGAGCGTGGCAGAACTCCAAAGGCTCAGGGGAAAAAAGACATCGAAGCAGCCAGCTCTGGTGAGGTGAAGCCCTCAGGAGCCTCAGGCAGGAGAAAACCCAAATCAGAACGGAAACAGAAGTCCCTGCAGAAGAAGATTCCTGTGGAGGCTGCAGCTCCCAGCCCTCTGACCACCTCCATCCTGACCCAGGTGGTAGGGAGGGGCCGCTTCCAGAAGGTGGGGGACTCTCTGAGCCTGCGGGCTGGGGAGCCCCTGGAGCTGCGCTGCCGGGGAAAGGTGGTCCACTGGAAGGTGCCTACGTACCTggaagaggagggtgagggaCGCCTCAG AATCAAGCACTTCAACCAGCACAGTCGGTTACAGCTGGTGAACTCCACGGGCGCGGACACAGGGGAATACAGCTGCTGGGCTCGAGACTGCCAGGACGCCGCCTGCACAGAAGGCGAGGACCGCCAGGGAAGGACCTTCATCTTCTTCACAG acCCAGAAGAGCTCTTTGTCCCCACAGAGAATTATTATGAGGTGGTGCAGTTACGCAGCCATCAACCAGTCCTACTTCCCTGCCAGGTGACCAACCCCCTGGCCCAGGTGACACTGCATCGAGAGTTCCCCCCAGAGGAGGTCCCCGTGGACGGGACAGACATCTCCTTCAATGTGAAGAAGGGTTTCACCATCCACCGGCCCCGCGCCTCCTTGGCGGGCTCCCTCTTCTGTTTGGCCAGCCTAGGAGGCATGAGACAAATCTCTACCAAGTACATGCTGATCTTCATCAAAT ACCCATCTTCATCCCCCAAACCCACCATCCAAGCTTCAGCAACATCGGTCCTACTGGGAGAGAACTTCAGCGTGACCTGCACAGTTCTGAGTGAGCCGGAGATTGCTGTGGACTTTACTTGGCAATATCCAGGGCAGAAG CTGGGCCGGCCCCCCTACGTCAGCGAGCGGGCCGACGTGGTACACCAGGAGGGCCAAGTacagcaggaggcagggagcacCCTGTATGTAGAAGAGGCCCGGGCTGGGGATGCTGGCATCTATACCTGCCGGGCCACCAACCTTCAGGGTACTGGGACTGCCACCACCAGGGTCCATGTGACCCAAAGCCCTCGTGTCTCCCCGGCCTCTTCCTAG